One Desulfobulbus oligotrophicus DNA segment encodes these proteins:
- a CDS encoding NUDIX hydrolase gives MPATPDQELIEIVDQENISLGVTTRSVMRQQNLLHRASYVLVFNRTGELFIHQRTLNKDIYPGYWDIAASGVVLAGETYQECALREVREELGIGDVRLRHLFDQYYEDSHNRVWGRVYCCTSEGPFILQPEEITRGHFIHPSQLRILQQKEPVTPDSVMIFSRLPY, from the coding sequence ATGCCTGCCACCCCGGACCAGGAACTGATAGAGATCGTTGATCAGGAAAATATCTCTTTGGGTGTAACCACCCGGTCTGTTATGCGGCAGCAAAATCTCCTGCATCGTGCCTCGTACGTGCTGGTGTTTAACCGGACAGGAGAGTTGTTTATCCACCAACGAACGCTGAACAAAGATATCTACCCCGGCTACTGGGATATCGCTGCCAGTGGCGTTGTCCTGGCCGGAGAGACCTATCAGGAGTGTGCATTACGGGAGGTGCGGGAAGAGTTGGGCATCGGCGATGTCCGCCTCAGACATCTGTTTGATCAATACTATGAAGACAGCCATAACCGGGTGTGGGGACGCGTCTACTGCTGTACCAGTGAAGGTCCCTTTATCCTGCAGCCGGAAGAGATCACCCGTGGTCACTTCATACATCCCTCACAGCTGCGTATCCTCCAGCAGAAAGAACCCGTCACTCCGGACAGTGTAATGATTTTTTCCAGACTGCCGTACTAG
- the rlmKL gene encoding bifunctional 23S rRNA (guanine(2069)-N(7))-methyltransferase RlmK/23S rRNA (guanine(2445)-N(2))-methyltransferase RlmL, with protein sequence MNLKTVCSPAFIAYKNAHIHPVLFADAKETPLMCQAPAAPQPINHYPPFSMLNSPRKARKRKKQPLQFTATCASGLEELVEAEIQGFGGSSVTRQQGAVTWIGNLETGYRACLWSRFASRILLELTRFDAPDPDAIYSHVGTIHWDDHFTVKSTFAVHTTLVNASAAINHSQFAAFRVKDAIADQFRKRFGKRPNVDISDPDVRLNLHIQGTAASLSLDLSGESLHRRGYRTGSGEAPLKETLAAAIVHLSGWPQRIGEEPILLDPMCGSGTLLIEAALMISNSAPGLLRKTFGFMGWNKHDHLLWERLVQEALEQENRSMPKVWPQFIGYDADPGVVAAARKNAVAAGLRDVIVIQHRQLAQLHSPGTHGCLLTNPPYGERLADKETVKYLYRCLGRIFRTRFSGWTLGFFTANPDLAEMVGVQWKDRQRLYNGPIRCQLLIGKESSSVAKQAPDWTLTPLPSGTTGQDLAQRLMKNWAALLPWTRSEEISCFRLYDADIPEYNLAIDIYEGWVHVQEYAAPSTVDRQKAEQRFNLALDVIRSLFSLPRSRVFLKTRKKQKGPQQYQKTADTGTLYEVREGGARFLVNFTDYLDTGLFLDHRLTRARLQQLSQGKTFLNLFAYTGTATVYAAMGGAAATTTVDISEVYLARARANLALNGYGGPLHQTVQADCLHWLTTATERFGVIFVDPPTFSNSRHRQQVFDVQKDHAVLLRLAMRRLSRDGLLIFSTNSRKFTLDTTLDSEFAVREISAETIPPDFQRNRRMHRCWELQHQHRF encoded by the coding sequence GTGAACCTGAAGACTGTTTGTTCACCGGCATTTATTGCATATAAAAATGCACATATCCACCCAGTGCTCTTTGCAGACGCCAAAGAAACACCGTTGATGTGTCAGGCACCTGCAGCACCACAGCCAATCAACCATTACCCACCATTTTCCATGCTCAACTCACCCCGCAAAGCCAGAAAGCGAAAAAAACAACCGTTACAGTTCACCGCCACCTGTGCCTCCGGGCTGGAAGAGCTGGTCGAGGCGGAAATTCAGGGATTCGGCGGAAGCTCTGTCACCAGACAGCAGGGAGCCGTCACCTGGATCGGCAACCTGGAAACAGGATACCGGGCCTGTCTCTGGTCACGATTTGCCTCGCGAATCCTGCTTGAGCTGACCCGGTTTGATGCACCTGATCCGGATGCAATCTACTCGCATGTCGGCACGATTCACTGGGATGACCATTTTACTGTAAAATCGACCTTTGCAGTGCATACCACACTTGTGAACGCATCTGCAGCCATCAATCACAGTCAGTTTGCCGCCTTTCGGGTCAAAGATGCCATTGCTGATCAATTTCGCAAACGCTTTGGTAAACGCCCGAACGTTGATATCAGCGATCCTGATGTTCGTCTCAATCTCCATATCCAGGGAACGGCTGCCTCTCTCTCCCTTGATCTGTCGGGTGAAAGTCTTCACCGCAGAGGCTATCGTACCGGCAGCGGCGAGGCCCCGCTCAAGGAAACCCTGGCCGCGGCCATTGTGCACCTCTCCGGCTGGCCGCAACGGATCGGTGAAGAACCGATTCTCCTTGATCCGATGTGCGGCAGCGGGACCCTGCTGATCGAGGCGGCTCTCATGATCAGCAACAGTGCACCGGGCCTGCTACGCAAAACCTTTGGCTTCATGGGTTGGAACAAACACGATCACCTGCTCTGGGAACGGCTGGTACAGGAGGCGCTTGAACAGGAAAACAGAAGTATGCCCAAAGTCTGGCCGCAGTTTATCGGCTATGATGCCGACCCCGGAGTGGTGGCTGCAGCGCGAAAGAACGCTGTTGCCGCCGGGCTGCGCGACGTGATTGTTATCCAGCATCGGCAGCTGGCTCAGCTGCATTCGCCGGGAACACACGGCTGTCTTCTGACCAACCCTCCCTACGGTGAACGGCTCGCCGATAAGGAGACGGTCAAATACCTGTACCGTTGTCTGGGACGGATCTTCCGCACCCGTTTTTCCGGATGGACGCTCGGCTTTTTTACTGCCAACCCGGATTTGGCTGAAATGGTCGGAGTACAGTGGAAGGATCGTCAGCGTCTCTATAACGGTCCGATCAGATGCCAGCTGCTCATTGGCAAAGAAAGCAGCTCGGTTGCAAAACAGGCGCCTGACTGGACGTTGACACCACTTCCATCCGGAACCACTGGTCAGGACCTTGCGCAAAGACTCATGAAAAACTGGGCAGCACTGCTCCCATGGACAAGAAGTGAGGAGATCTCCTGTTTTCGTCTGTATGATGCTGATATTCCCGAGTACAATCTGGCGATCGATATCTACGAAGGATGGGTGCATGTTCAGGAGTATGCGGCACCATCCACGGTTGACAGGCAAAAGGCGGAACAGCGTTTCAACCTCGCCCTGGATGTGATCCGTTCTCTCTTCTCCCTGCCCCGCAGCCGGGTGTTTCTTAAAACCAGAAAAAAGCAGAAAGGACCGCAACAGTATCAAAAAACAGCAGACACCGGCACGTTATACGAAGTCCGGGAGGGAGGCGCCCGTTTTCTGGTGAACTTCACCGACTACCTCGACACCGGACTCTTTCTTGACCATCGACTGACCAGGGCACGGCTGCAACAGTTGTCTCAGGGAAAAACATTTCTCAATCTTTTTGCCTACACAGGGACGGCAACAGTTTATGCAGCCATGGGAGGCGCAGCAGCCACAACCACTGTTGATATCTCCGAGGTCTACCTTGCCAGAGCCAGAGCCAACCTGGCCCTTAACGGCTATGGCGGACCGCTCCATCAGACTGTTCAGGCTGATTGCCTGCACTGGCTGACAACAGCAACGGAACGATTCGGCGTTATCTTTGTCGACCCGCCAACCTTTTCCAACTCTCGGCACCGACAACAGGTCTTTGATGTACAAAAAGATCATGCCGTTCTCCTTCGTTTGGCGATGCGGCGGCTCAGCAGGGACGGTCTCCTTATCTTTTCCACTAACTCCCGAAAATTTACCCTGGACACGACACTGGACAGTGAATTTGCGGTGCGGGAAATCAGTGCGGAAACGATTCCACCCGACTTTCAACGTAACCGCCGTATGCATCGGTGCTGGGAGTTGCAGCACCAGCACCGGTTCTGA
- a CDS encoding efflux RND transporter permease subunit: MSAQKNSRLGFAGSLAAASVHSKLIPIVLIASLLLGCFAVFLLPREEEPQIKVPMIDVMVTMPGATAKEVEQRLAVPMEKLLYELPGIEYIYSTSMPGQCLLIARFFVGEDLEKSIVTLNQKLQTNFDRIPHGVSLPLVKPHTIDDVPILALTLHSTRYDHFTLRRLATEVDDAIKSIFEVAETKVIGGSRRQIRVLFDPIQLEARHLSPIDLVQRLQQANRQSMAGTLQAENTEVLIQAGTFLASVEDFRQVVVGVHNNAPVYLHEVASIHDGPEEPQSYVLFGKQDHTVEPAVTLSIAKRPGANTVDVVQTVLRKVDSLKGTLIPQDIEVTITRDYGATAAEKSNELLLHMGIAVFGVVLLILLFLGWRESIVVLIAIPSTLSLTLLIFYLYGYTLNRITLFALIFSIGILVDDAIVVVENIVRHIRLQGSRQVSLRDIAVTAVVEVGNPTTLATWAVIAAILPMAFVGGLMGPYMRPIPIGASAAMVFSLLIAFTVTPWAAIHILHRPAKDEQGEQLDPDHAPDDWFTRLYHRVMDPLLAHARWRLLFFLLILLLLLASGSLLFFGGVKVKMLPFDNKSEFQIILDMPEGSTLEQTTRVAMEMADVVAREPEVVNYQLYAGTASPFNFNGLVRHYFLRSGSTVADVQVNLKAKGERSRQSHEIAKHVRPEIARIAASYGATAAVAEVPPGPPVLQTLVAEVYGPDEESRVKLATVVKNIFSATEGVVDIDWYREQERTKLVLEIDKEKAALNGLSEAEIIQTVAMALAGQSVDLFHQPKDKEEIDVLVQLPQAQRARVENILSIRVRPQADPQAPLVPLGELIRVREESVDQPIYRKNLKPVIHVLGDVAGAAESPVYPILQMNQQLAQLNSADFGGRDEPITIYNLTQPFLESQPAIKWDGEWHITLEVFRDLGLAFCAVMVLIYMLMVGWFKDYITPLVVMAAIPFSLIGILPAHWGLNAFFTATSMIGFMAGAGIVVRNSIILVDFIELRLSHGLGLAEAVVEAGAIRFRPMLLTALALVVGAAVILADPIFQGLAIALMFGEVASLLISRMAVPVLYYMVKARRMAPKTPTDPVA; encoded by the coding sequence ATGAGTGCACAGAAGAACTCCAGGCTCGGTTTTGCCGGCAGCCTTGCTGCGGCCTCTGTCCATTCAAAGCTGATCCCGATAGTCCTCATCGCTTCACTGTTACTCGGTTGTTTTGCGGTGTTTCTGCTGCCGCGGGAGGAGGAGCCGCAGATCAAGGTCCCGATGATCGATGTGATGGTAACCATGCCCGGTGCCACCGCCAAGGAGGTGGAGCAGCGTCTGGCTGTTCCCATGGAGAAGCTGCTCTATGAACTCCCGGGGATTGAGTACATCTACTCGACCTCAATGCCTGGCCAGTGCCTCCTGATTGCTCGTTTTTTTGTCGGTGAAGATCTTGAGAAATCAATTGTTACTCTCAACCAGAAACTGCAAACCAACTTTGATCGCATTCCCCACGGTGTTTCCCTGCCGCTGGTCAAACCACACACCATAGATGATGTGCCGATCCTGGCGTTAACGCTGCACTCAACCCGATACGATCACTTTACTCTGCGCCGCCTGGCCACTGAAGTCGACGATGCGATCAAGTCAATCTTTGAGGTAGCGGAAACAAAGGTCATCGGCGGGAGTCGCCGCCAGATACGGGTACTGTTTGATCCAATACAGTTGGAGGCCCGTCATCTGAGCCCGATTGATCTGGTCCAGCGTCTTCAGCAGGCTAACCGTCAGTCCATGGCCGGTACCCTGCAGGCCGAAAACACCGAGGTGTTGATCCAGGCGGGCACCTTTCTTGCCTCGGTTGAAGATTTCAGACAGGTGGTTGTCGGGGTGCACAACAATGCACCGGTATACCTCCACGAGGTCGCCTCCATCCATGACGGACCGGAAGAACCGCAATCCTACGTCCTGTTCGGCAAACAGGACCATACCGTTGAACCGGCGGTGACCCTGTCAATAGCCAAACGGCCGGGTGCCAACACCGTTGATGTTGTGCAGACAGTACTGCGTAAAGTCGACAGCCTCAAAGGAACGCTGATCCCGCAGGATATCGAGGTCACCATCACCCGCGATTACGGGGCCACTGCAGCCGAAAAATCCAATGAACTGCTCCTCCATATGGGAATAGCGGTTTTCGGTGTGGTGCTGCTCATTCTCCTGTTTCTGGGGTGGCGCGAATCAATCGTCGTCTTGATCGCCATTCCATCCACCCTGTCGCTCACCCTGCTGATCTTCTATCTCTACGGGTATACCCTGAACCGTATCACCCTCTTTGCCCTGATTTTTTCGATCGGTATCCTCGTTGATGACGCCATTGTGGTTGTCGAAAATATTGTCCGTCATATCCGGCTTCAGGGCAGCAGACAGGTCTCTTTGCGGGACATTGCGGTAACCGCTGTTGTTGAGGTCGGCAACCCGACCACGCTGGCTACCTGGGCGGTCATTGCCGCGATCTTACCCATGGCCTTTGTCGGCGGCCTGATGGGTCCGTACATGCGGCCCATTCCCATCGGTGCTTCGGCGGCCATGGTGTTCTCCCTGCTGATTGCGTTTACTGTCACTCCCTGGGCGGCAATCCACATCCTCCATCGGCCCGCAAAAGACGAACAGGGTGAACAACTGGACCCGGACCACGCCCCTGACGACTGGTTCACCCGGCTCTATCACCGGGTCATGGATCCACTGCTTGCCCATGCCAGGTGGCGACTTCTGTTCTTTCTGCTCATTCTCCTGCTGCTCCTGGCCTCCGGTTCACTGCTCTTCTTCGGTGGCGTGAAGGTAAAGATGCTGCCCTTTGACAACAAATCGGAATTTCAAATCATCCTGGACATGCCGGAGGGTTCCACACTGGAACAGACAACACGGGTTGCCATGGAAATGGCCGATGTGGTGGCCCGTGAACCTGAGGTGGTCAACTATCAACTGTATGCAGGCACTGCCTCTCCGTTTAACTTCAACGGCCTCGTTCGACACTACTTTCTTCGCTCCGGATCCACGGTGGCCGATGTGCAGGTCAACCTCAAAGCCAAGGGTGAGCGAAGCAGGCAAAGTCACGAGATAGCCAAACATGTACGTCCGGAAATCGCCCGGATTGCAGCCAGTTACGGTGCTACAGCGGCGGTTGCCGAAGTTCCTCCAGGACCGCCGGTGTTGCAGACTCTGGTGGCTGAGGTGTACGGACCGGACGAGGAGAGCCGGGTAAAGCTGGCAACCGTGGTCAAAAATATCTTCAGCGCTACCGAGGGTGTGGTTGATATTGATTGGTATCGGGAACAGGAACGAACGAAACTTGTTCTTGAGATTGACAAGGAAAAGGCTGCTCTCAACGGACTTTCGGAAGCAGAGATTATTCAGACCGTTGCAATGGCACTCGCCGGGCAGTCTGTTGACCTGTTTCACCAACCTAAGGATAAAGAAGAGATCGATGTTCTTGTCCAGCTGCCGCAGGCACAGCGGGCACGAGTTGAAAACATCCTGTCAATACGTGTGCGACCACAGGCTGATCCGCAGGCGCCTCTCGTCCCGCTGGGCGAACTTATCCGGGTACGAGAAGAATCCGTTGACCAACCCATCTACCGTAAAAACCTTAAACCAGTCATCCACGTGCTGGGCGACGTGGCCGGAGCAGCTGAAAGCCCTGTTTATCCGATTCTGCAGATGAATCAACAGCTTGCACAGCTCAACAGCGCTGATTTCGGCGGCCGGGACGAACCGATCACCATCTACAACCTGACGCAACCTTTCCTGGAAAGCCAACCGGCCATAAAATGGGACGGTGAGTGGCATATTACCCTGGAAGTATTTCGCGACCTCGGTCTGGCCTTCTGTGCGGTGATGGTACTCATCTACATGTTGATGGTCGGTTGGTTTAAGGACTATATCACTCCGTTGGTGGTGATGGCGGCCATCCCCTTCTCTTTAATCGGGATTTTGCCCGCCCACTGGGGATTAAACGCATTTTTTACCGCCACCTCGATGATCGGCTTTATGGCCGGAGCCGGGATTGTGGTGCGGAATTCGATCATCTTGGTCGACTTTATTGAACTGCGCCTCAGCCACGGCCTGGGGCTTGCCGAAGCAGTGGTTGAAGCCGGGGCCATTCGTTTCCGCCCCATGCTTCTCACAGCTCTCGCTCTTGTGGTTGGAGCGGCGGTTATTCTTGCTGACCCGATCTTCCAGGGATTAGCCATTGCCCTGATGTTCGGAGAAGTTGCCTCACTGCTCATCAGCCGGATGGCAGTGCCGGTACTGTACTACATGGTCAAAGCAAGGAGAATGGCTCCGAAAACGCCCACTGATCCTGTTGCCTGA
- a CDS encoding efflux RND transporter periplasmic adaptor subunit has protein sequence MPLHQLLTKQSFISGVLWLWLLVIFTAGVEAAPRGAGAAVQVRIATVDRKEIPHFTVVTGTVQAAEQAAIAAKISGTVVTMPVQLGSRVKKGDLLAKIHAEELTARLHQAEATLAQTRRILKREQTLLQKHATTPESAKTAAEQTAIAQAGYDEARAMAGYTRITAPFAGVVARKLLTSGDLTTPGAVLLHLENDQSLQIEVMISERLLHTIHPGDELTVLVETIPLTTTGIVIEIAPAVDPRSRSAVIKLAVPSNTALRSGQLSRVLVPDHEKYSLFVPKSALIQSGQMETVFVVADGQARLRIVRSGTQDDAMVEILAGLTRGEKVVTTSSSRLVDGQAVQVQP, from the coding sequence ATGCCTCTACACCAACTGCTCACAAAACAGTCTTTTATCTCCGGTGTCCTGTGGTTATGGCTGCTCGTCATTTTTACGGCAGGAGTAGAGGCGGCACCCCGGGGGGCCGGGGCAGCGGTACAGGTGCGTATTGCAACGGTCGATAGAAAGGAAATCCCCCATTTCACCGTGGTGACAGGAACAGTGCAGGCTGCCGAACAGGCAGCCATCGCAGCAAAGATCAGCGGTACTGTTGTCACCATGCCGGTACAGTTAGGATCACGCGTCAAAAAAGGCGATCTTCTGGCCAAAATCCATGCTGAAGAGTTGACCGCCCGTCTCCACCAGGCCGAAGCGACCCTGGCGCAGACCAGGCGCATACTGAAAAGAGAACAGACTCTTCTTCAAAAACACGCCACCACTCCGGAGAGTGCAAAAACCGCGGCTGAACAGACGGCCATTGCCCAGGCAGGATATGACGAGGCCAGAGCCATGGCCGGTTACACACGCATCACTGCCCCGTTTGCTGGTGTGGTGGCTCGAAAATTACTGACCAGCGGCGATCTGACAACACCAGGGGCCGTGTTGCTCCATCTTGAAAACGACCAATCCTTGCAGATAGAGGTGATGATCTCGGAACGGCTGCTGCACACCATTCACCCTGGTGATGAACTCACGGTTCTCGTTGAAACAATACCCCTGACAACCACAGGCATTGTCATCGAAATCGCCCCGGCTGTGGATCCCCGCTCGCGCAGTGCTGTCATCAAACTTGCCGTTCCATCAAATACTGCGCTGCGTTCCGGCCAACTCAGTCGGGTCTTGGTACCAGACCATGAAAAGTACAGTCTCTTTGTGCCGAAAAGTGCGCTCATCCAATCCGGACAGATGGAAACCGTCTTCGTTGTTGCCGACGGACAGGCACGGTTGCGCATTGTACGCAGCGGGACCCAAGATGATGCCATGGTGGAAATCCTGGCCGGCCTTACCCGGGGTGAAAAGGTGGTGACAACCAGCAGCAGCCGGCTTGTTGACGGTCAGGCTGTACAGGTTCAGCCATGA
- a CDS encoding TolC family protein, translated as MLRYLLILLLLCAATGAPLLLSADDRPSAEKQWTVREAVQHALTHNPDIGAALERIRAADHDIERVRAVLYPRLGVSAEYHRTDNPMYSFGNILNQGVFNETINFNNPGTTDNLRAKATVQYQLYNGGHDLAAIQAADERSKMSRYDHQAVRNRLEYEVVRAFYTIAQSEDTVKIMRSAVEAIQASLQVGRARFEEGSLLHEEVLNLEVQQARTQELYIRAEHGLKLAKHAFLSLLGLPEKTVSIDATTESGPEVPTQRHTHNRPELAGIAALVKAQEAHIRQARAAFLPTADAFGSVQTDKGTELEKGSGNSWVAGVRLHYTLYEGRQVEASVARAEAQWRAVKEQQRKMELDCNLEMEQAALALRQEEERLKVTGARVAAATESARLARLRFQEGTLLTAELIDTENRLTDARLSHDQATAARKTAIADLRRAIGLRQFDQER; from the coding sequence ATGCTCCGCTATCTCCTCATCCTCCTTCTGCTGTGTGCAGCAACAGGTGCTCCGCTGCTCCTGTCAGCCGATGACCGCCCTTCTGCAGAAAAACAATGGACTGTTCGTGAAGCGGTCCAGCATGCTCTTACCCACAATCCAGACATCGGGGCCGCCCTGGAACGAATCCGGGCTGCGGATCACGACATAGAGCGCGTCAGGGCTGTTCTTTACCCGCGCCTTGGGGTCAGCGCCGAGTATCATCGTACAGACAATCCCATGTACTCATTCGGCAACATCCTCAATCAGGGAGTATTTAACGAGACCATCAACTTCAACAACCCCGGTACCACCGACAACCTGCGGGCCAAGGCGACCGTGCAGTACCAGCTGTACAACGGTGGACATGATCTGGCCGCTATCCAGGCCGCCGATGAACGCAGCAAGATGTCACGATATGACCACCAGGCCGTCCGTAACCGCCTGGAGTATGAGGTTGTGCGGGCCTTCTACACCATTGCCCAGAGTGAAGATACGGTAAAAATCATGCGGTCTGCAGTTGAGGCGATACAGGCATCTTTGCAGGTGGGCCGGGCCCGTTTTGAAGAGGGCAGTCTCCTGCACGAGGAAGTGTTGAATCTTGAAGTCCAGCAGGCCAGGACTCAGGAGCTGTATATCCGGGCTGAACATGGTCTGAAGCTTGCGAAACATGCGTTTCTTTCACTACTCGGACTTCCTGAAAAAACGGTGTCCATTGACGCCACAACCGAATCAGGCCCCGAGGTTCCTACCCAGCGTCACACCCACAATCGCCCGGAGCTGGCTGGTATTGCAGCGCTTGTCAAGGCACAGGAAGCGCATATCCGGCAGGCCAGAGCAGCATTTTTACCGACAGCCGATGCCTTTGGCAGTGTGCAGACAGACAAAGGAACTGAGCTGGAAAAAGGCTCCGGCAACTCCTGGGTGGCTGGAGTCCGATTACACTACACGCTCTATGAAGGTCGACAGGTCGAAGCATCTGTTGCCAGGGCGGAAGCACAATGGCGAGCTGTTAAAGAGCAACAGCGAAAGATGGAGTTGGACTGCAATCTGGAGATGGAGCAGGCAGCTCTTGCCCTCCGCCAGGAAGAAGAACGGCTGAAAGTAACCGGGGCAAGAGTGGCTGCAGCCACTGAAAGCGCTCGACTTGCCCGGCTTCGTTTTCAAGAGGGAACCCTGCTGACCGCAGAGCTCATTGACACTGAAAACAGACTCACTGACGCCCGCTTAAGCCATGATCAGGCCACGGCCGCCCGAAAGACTGCCATCGCTGATCTACGCCGTGCCATCGGTCTGCGCCAATTCGACCAGGAGAGATGA
- a CDS encoding MBL fold metallo-hydrolase, which produces MRITFHGAARNVTGSCFLVECRDKRILIDCGLYQGKRETDEENLNDFGFDPADIDHLLLTHSHLDHCGRIPLLCKQGFKGTIVTSAASRELARLVMLDSARIHEEEARYRNSRAGRRRGREASVQPLYDTLDALNSLDTFIDIASFTRPHDLCPGIRTTFYEAGHILGSACILLELEEDGKQRRVLFSGDLGYNGRAILPDPAVPPHADIVIMESTYGDRLHKSLAPSLDELYQAINTTIARNGNVLIPSFALERTQELLYYLREGIEQQQLPPFLPVYLDSPMAVSATQIFRRHRECFDEETWAVISAGRDPFDLPDLEIVRDVAESTALKHTRGSVIIAGSGMCTGGRIRHHLRHNLWRKEAAIVFVGYAAQGTLARQIIDGAEVVKIFQEEIEVHADIYTIGGFSAHADQRELLRWHSQTGKPERTFLVHGEEKAMLALADHLTATHVEMPMLHQSFDL; this is translated from the coding sequence ATGCGTATCACCTTTCATGGAGCTGCCCGCAATGTAACCGGTTCATGTTTCCTGGTCGAATGCAGGGATAAGCGTATCCTTATTGACTGTGGCCTTTACCAGGGAAAACGGGAGACAGATGAAGAAAATTTAAACGACTTCGGATTTGATCCCGCCGACATTGATCATCTGTTACTGACCCATAGCCATCTTGATCACTGCGGACGCATTCCGCTTCTCTGCAAACAGGGCTTTAAGGGAACCATCGTAACCAGTGCTGCCAGCCGGGAATTGGCCCGCCTTGTGATGCTTGATTCAGCCCGAATCCATGAGGAAGAGGCCCGATACCGTAATTCCAGAGCCGGCAGACGACGAGGACGGGAAGCATCGGTGCAGCCGCTGTACGATACCCTGGACGCGCTCAACAGCCTGGACACCTTCATCGATATTGCCTCATTTACCCGTCCCCATGATCTCTGTCCAGGTATCCGCACAACCTTCTACGAGGCCGGTCACATCCTCGGTTCTGCCTGCATCCTCCTGGAGCTGGAAGAAGACGGCAAACAGCGGCGGGTACTGTTTTCCGGTGATCTCGGTTACAACGGCCGGGCCATTCTGCCGGACCCTGCCGTGCCTCCCCATGCCGATATCGTTATCATGGAATCCACCTATGGCGACCGACTCCACAAATCACTTGCCCCCTCCCTTGATGAGCTGTACCAGGCAATCAACACCACCATAGCCCGTAACGGCAATGTACTCATCCCCAGCTTTGCCCTGGAGCGTACACAGGAGTTACTCTACTATTTACGGGAAGGTATTGAACAACAGCAACTGCCACCTTTTTTGCCGGTGTATCTTGATTCACCGATGGCTGTTTCAGCCACCCAGATTTTCCGGCGACACCGGGAATGTTTTGATGAAGAGACCTGGGCGGTTATCTCAGCCGGCCGTGATCCTTTTGATCTGCCCGACCTTGAAATTGTTCGCGATGTTGCCGAATCAACGGCACTCAAACATACCCGTGGCTCGGTGATCATCGCCGGCTCGGGCATGTGCACCGGAGGTCGTATCCGTCACCACCTTCGCCATAATCTTTGGCGCAAAGAGGCGGCCATTGTCTTTGTCGGCTATGCTGCCCAGGGAACATTGGCCAGGCAGATCATTGACGGGGCAGAGGTCGTTAAAATATTTCAGGAAGAGATAGAAGTTCACGCTGACATCTACACAATCGGTGGTTTTTCAGCCCATGCCGATCAGCGCGAACTCCTTCGCTGGCACAGCCAAACCGGCAAACCCGAACGAACCTTTCTGGTGCATGGTGAAGAAAAAGCCATGCTTGCCCTGGCAGATCATCTCACGGCAACCCATGTCGAGATGCCCATGCTGCACCAATCCTTTGATCTGTAG
- a CDS encoding HDIG domain-containing metalloprotein, translating to MEPSRPSIPSLKQCIKLMDQYGMLANIRHHSLVVTRLADHLLSGLCAFAPDRSQADQRLVIAGALLHDIAKTPCLNSTCDHAKIGGDICRQHGYPDIATIVEQHVLLADYDPQRYLDGRFTAPEIVYYADKRVRHNVVVHLSERLEYILDHYGKGNPTRQGLIRDNFDQCVTLEDSLFRWISFDPKDLGRF from the coding sequence ATGGAACCATCGCGCCCCTCCATCCCTTCCCTGAAACAGTGCATCAAGCTCATGGATCAGTATGGAATGCTCGCCAATATCCGTCATCATTCCCTGGTCGTTACCCGGCTGGCTGACCATCTGCTGTCAGGGTTATGTGCCTTTGCGCCCGACCGATCCCAGGCCGATCAACGCCTGGTGATCGCCGGCGCCCTGCTCCATGACATCGCCAAAACCCCGTGTCTGAACAGCACCTGTGACCACGCCAAGATCGGCGGTGACATCTGCCGGCAACACGGATATCCGGATATTGCGACAATTGTTGAACAGCATGTACTTCTTGCCGATTATGATCCGCAACGGTATCTGGACGGTCGTTTCACTGCCCCTGAAATTGTGTACTATGCCGATAAACGCGTTCGTCATAATGTTGTGGTGCATCTGAGCGAACGATTGGAATACATCCTGGACCACTACGGCAAAGGCAATCCGACCCGCCAAGGTCTGATCAGGGATAACTTTGACCAATGTGTCACCCTGGAAGACTCTCTTTTTCGTTGGATCTCCTTTGACCCGAAAGATCTGGGACGCTTCTGA